One Panicum virgatum strain AP13 chromosome 9K, P.virgatum_v5, whole genome shotgun sequence genomic region harbors:
- the LOC120648876 gene encoding vegetative cell wall protein gp1-like — MPKPLQKSFAVLAVLLCATATVVESSVLTSAVYSAPRAFHFHRLRAVSAAAAQPTTGPSISPVQPPSALPPSSSSPVAAPVPSVSQQPAPSPSPLMPVGPAPALSPATAPAPALTTPAPSPAIPAPPTPGTCATPRRYTFFPVHRVSSFG; from the exons ATGCCTAAGCCGCTGCAGAAGAGCTTCGCCGTCCTGGCGGTGCTGCTCTGTGCCACGGCCACCGTCGTCGAATCAA GTGTTCTCACCTCCGCGGTGTACTCCGCCCCAAGGGCGTTCCACTTTCACCGTCTCCGCGCCgtgtcggccgccgccgcccagcccaCCACCGGCCCGTCGATCTCGCCCGTGCAGCCGCCCAGCGCGCTGCCGCCTTCTAGTTCTAGCCCCGTCGCGGCGCCCGTGCCGTCGGTCTCGCAGCAGCCGGCTCCGTCTCCGTCTCCGCTCATGCCCGTCGGACCGGCACCGGCGCTCTCCCCGGCGACGGCACCCGCGCCTGCCCTGAccacgccggcgccgtcgcccgcaattccagcgccgccgacgcccggtACGTGCGCGACACCACGGCGCTACACTTTTTTCCCCGTGCACCGCGTAAGTTCGTTCGGTTGA
- the LOC120647014 gene encoding non-specific lipid transfer protein GPI-anchored 11-like, which translates to MAATRTTAMARSPCPLALALAALLLAAAARADGATGTAAPAPAPSADCTGALLSLAGCLSYVQEGSTVATPDPTCCSGLRDVVRGEVACLCQVFQGGPNLGIPLNMTKALQLPAACKVKTPPVSKCHVSVPGVPSASPVPAPSAGAPFFSQSPSSPAPSGSPAGTGIASSTPAPSPTRSRAASLSAASAQSFFTAAAAAATLLVYRIL; encoded by the exons ATGGCAGCGACTAGGacgacggccatggcgcggtCCCCATGCCCGCTGGCCCTCGCGCTCGCGGCGCTTTtactagccgccgccgcgcgcgccgacgGCGCCACGGgcacggccgcgccggcgccggcgccgtcggcggACTGCACGGGCGCGCTGCTGAGCCTGGCGGGGTGCCTGAGCTACGTGCAGGAGGGGAGCACGGTGGCGACGCCCGACCCGACCTGCTGCTCGGGGCTCCGGGACGTGGTGCGCGGCGAGGTGGCCTGCCTCTGCCAGGTGTTCCAGGGCGGCCCGAACCTCGGCATCCCGCTCAACATGACCAAGGCCCTGCAGCTGCCCGCCGCCTGCAAGGTCAAGACGCCGCCCGTCAGCAAGTGCCACG TTTCTGTTCCTGGTGTGCCCAGCGCGTCTCCAG TTCCTGCTCCATCTGCCGGGGCCCCGTTCTTCAGTCAGTCACCGTCGTCGCCAGCTCCTTCGGGATCGCCAGCAGGGACCGGGATCGCCTCCAGCACTCCAGCTCCCTCCCCGACGCGTTCTCGCGCGGCCAGCCTCTCGGCAGCATCAGCACAGAGCTTTTTCACGGCAGCAGCTGCTGCCGCTACTCTGCTCGTGTACCGTATCTTGTGA
- the LOC120647013 gene encoding probable protein phosphatase 2C BIPP2C1 produces the protein MDEVPATAAVLDFRPGSSPPRDSAVPHRDTGGADDAAGVPGFQDKGAVAAELTGSKSAVPESQAVSGDMSGGPAGGDAGGVDVFCSENGAELESAEPGVLDVRLGAPVVGRHGRKLDGTGFGSDEAGEVEGISPVEVSHSDASSSLDATRSIGGYSLVEGSLPEAGGARGCEQEVQDVPTETSTDVGFPNGDLSPGFGIQQSDDVDGRNGLAGGELELSTDGDDAKQATEMAGILCNERVEGMETNLGEREASNGSTDRVDRMETSLDDSEASDGSTTQDFDTDVETESSGSSIEEQDTGYGAHIPQLDQAICKVARENSTSGTKSYYRMTSVPKSTLVLASGAAMLPHPSKVSTGGEDAYFIACDGWFGVADGVGQWSFEGINAGLYARELMDGCKKIITETQGATVMRTEEVLAKAADEARCPGSSTVLVAHFDGQVLHASNIGDSGFLVIRNGEVYEKSKPMTYGFNFPLQIEKGDDPLKLVQEYAIDLQEGDVIVTATDGLFDNVYEEEVAGTVSKSLEADLKPTEIAELLVARAKEVGRRGFGSSPFSDAALDAGYLGYSGGKLDDVTVVVSIVRKSEV, from the exons ATGGATGAGGTCCCTGcgaccgccgccgtcctcgactTCCGACCCGGTTCATCTCCCCCACGCGACTCCGCCGTTCCGCACCGCGACACCG GCGGTGCAGACGATGCGGCGGGAGTTCCGGGTTTTCAGGACAAAGGCGCCGTTGCAGCGGAGTTGACGGGGTCAAAATCGGCCGTTCCTGAGAGCCAGGCTGTGAGTGGTGATATGTCCGGAGGTCCCGCCGGCGGTGATGCCGGGGGTGTGGATGTTTTCTGCTCAGAGAATGGCGCCGAGCTCGAATCGGCGGAACCGGGTGTTCTGGACGTCAGATTAGGGGCTCCAGTGGTGGGACGCCATGGCCGGAAGTTGGATGGTACAGGTTTTGGCTCTGATGAGGCTGGTGAAGTGGAGGGGATTTCACCGGTTGAGGTGTCCCACTCAGATGCCAGTTCAAGTTTGGATGCCACTAGGTCGATTGGTGGATACTCCCTCGTGGAGGGGTCTCTGCCAGAGGCCGGAGGTGCCCGAGGATGTGAACAAGAGGTGCAGGACGTACCAACAGAGACCTCTACTGATGTGGGCTTCCCCAATGGGGATTTGAGTCCTGGATTCGGAATTCAGCAGAGTGATGATGTGGATGGTAGAAATGGCCTTGCCGGAGGGGAATTAGAATTGTCTACTGATGGTGACGATGCCAAGCAGGCCACAGAGATGGCTGGTATCTTGTGTAACGAAAgagtggaggggatggagactAATTTGGGGGAACGTGAGGCCTCAAATGGTTCCACAGACCGAGTGGACAGGATGGAGACGAGTTTGGATGACTCTGAGGCTTCGGACGGCTCCACCACGCAGGATTTTGATACTGACGTTGAGACAGAGTCGAGTGGTTCTAGTATAGAGGAACAGGACACAGGATACGGAGCCCACATCCCTCAACTG GATCAAGCAATCTGCAAGGTGGCTAGAGAAAACAGCACGTCAGGAACAAAGAGCTATTACAG GATGACTTCAGTTCCCAAATCAACGCTTGTTCTGGCTTCAGGTGCAGCAATGCTGCCACATCCTTCAAAG GTATCGACTGGTGGTGAAGATGCATATTTTATAGCTTGTGATGGCTGGTTTGGTGTAGCTGATGGAGTTGGTCAGTGGTCATTTGAAG GGATCAATGCTGGACTTTATGCGAGAGAACTGATGGATGGTTGCAAAAAGATTATAACAGAAACCCAAGGAGCTACAGTTATGAGAACTGAGGAGGTTCTTGCAAAGGCTGCAGATGAAGCACGGTGCCCTGGTTCTTCCACTGTTTTAGTTGCTCACTTTGATGGCCAG GTCCTACATGCATCAAATATCGGTGATTCTGGATTTCTTGTGATAAGGAATGGAGAGGTCTACGAAAAATCAAAACCAATGACTTATGGTTTCAATTTCCCATTGCAAATTGAAAAGGGTGATGACCCTTTAAAACTTGTACAG GAATATGCCATCGACCTACAAGAAGGTGATGTCATTGTAACAGCAACAGATGGGCTTTTCGACAATGTGTACGAGGAAGAAGTAGCAGGCACTGTATCCAAATCTTTAGAAGCCGATCTCAAGCCCACG GAGATCGCCGAGCTCCTGGTTGCTAGAGCAAAGGAGGTGGGGCGGCGTGGATTTGGAAGTAGCCCATTTTCGGACGCGGCCCTCGATGCTGGGTACTTGGGTTACTCCGGAGGCAAGCTGGATGATGTAACAGTCGTTGTATCTATTGTTCGGAAATCTGAAGTTTAA
- the LOC120647015 gene encoding uncharacterized protein LOC120647015 isoform X1 — protein MEAPDEEAGLRLPEGERLLEVTLISAQGLKPPSGLRRRLQAYAVAWVDAGHKLHTRPDAAGGLDPAWHARLLFRVREASLADDSRAAVSVEIYAAAAGSWHLGGDSLVGSARFLLGDHRLLSRPVGSPSMFAVGVRRPSGRVHGLLNVAASLVAVPPSPAACHALHLSPAVSLSGLSVAPNPNRVLRVLNRAHPTPPPSPKLLTPKKQQMVVKPNNKVADDGSDEEGGEEEARGMGGVMFCGPCVLPYPRRIHTSPSDENLQAFARIFSGGLRHCRTEPSLPRSPCNAEQFSAETIIN, from the exons ATGGAGGCGCCGGACGAGGAGGCTGGGTTGAGGTTACCCGAGGGCGAGCGGCTGCTGGAGGTGACCCTCATCTCCGCGcaggggctcaagcccccctccggcctgcggcggcggctgcaggctTACGCCGTGGCCTGGGTGGACGCCGGGCACAAGCTCCATACCCGGCCCGACGCAGCGGGCGGGCTCGACCCGGCGTGGCACGCGCGGCTCCTCTTCCGCGTGCGCGAGGCCTCGCTCGCCGACgactcccgcgccgccgtctccgTCGAGATCtacgcggccgccgcgggctccTGGCACCTCGGCGGGGACTCGCTCGTGGGCTCCGCGCGATTCCTGCTCGGCGACCACCGCCTCCTATCCCGCCCCGTCGGCTCCCCCTCCATGTTCGCGGTCGgcgtgcgccgcccctccggtAGGGTCCACGGCCTCCTCAACGTGGCCGCGAGCCTCGTCGCGGTCCCGCCGTCCCCGGCCGCCTGCCACGCCCTCCACCTCTCGCCCGCCGTCTCTCTCAGCGGCCTCTCCGTGGCGCCCAACCCGAACCGCGTGCTCCGCGTCCTCAACCGCGCGCACCCCACACCTCCACCGTCCCCGAAGCTACTTACGCCCAAGAAGCAGCAGATGGTGGTCAAGCCGAACAACAAGGTCGCGGACGATGGCAGCGATGAGGAGGGGGGCGAGGAAGAGGCGAGGGGGATGGGCGGGGTGATGTTCTGCGGGCCTTGCGTCTTACCGTATCCAAGAAGGATACACACAAGCCCCTCAGACGAGAACCTGCAGGCCTTCGCTCGCATCTTCTCTGGCGGGCTCAGGCATTGCCGAACGGAGCCCTCATTGCCAAGAAGCCCGTGCAA TGCAGAACAATTTTCAGCTGAGACAATCATAAATTGA
- the LOC120647015 gene encoding uncharacterized protein LOC120647015 isoform X2 has protein sequence MEAPDEEAGLRLPEGERLLEVTLISAQGLKPPSGLRRRLQAYAVAWVDAGHKLHTRPDAAGGLDPAWHARLLFRVREASLADDSRAAVSVEIYAAAAGSWHLGGDSLVGSARFLLGDHRLLSRPVGSPSMFAVGVRRPSGRVHGLLNVAASLVAVPPSPAACHALHLSPAVSLSGLSVAPNPNRVLRVLNRAHPTPPPSPKLLTPKKQQMVVKPNNKVADDGSDEEGGEEEARGMGGVMFCGPCVLPYPRRIHTSPSDENLQAFARIFSGGLRHCRTEPSLPRSPCKTIFS, from the exons ATGGAGGCGCCGGACGAGGAGGCTGGGTTGAGGTTACCCGAGGGCGAGCGGCTGCTGGAGGTGACCCTCATCTCCGCGcaggggctcaagcccccctccggcctgcggcggcggctgcaggctTACGCCGTGGCCTGGGTGGACGCCGGGCACAAGCTCCATACCCGGCCCGACGCAGCGGGCGGGCTCGACCCGGCGTGGCACGCGCGGCTCCTCTTCCGCGTGCGCGAGGCCTCGCTCGCCGACgactcccgcgccgccgtctccgTCGAGATCtacgcggccgccgcgggctccTGGCACCTCGGCGGGGACTCGCTCGTGGGCTCCGCGCGATTCCTGCTCGGCGACCACCGCCTCCTATCCCGCCCCGTCGGCTCCCCCTCCATGTTCGCGGTCGgcgtgcgccgcccctccggtAGGGTCCACGGCCTCCTCAACGTGGCCGCGAGCCTCGTCGCGGTCCCGCCGTCCCCGGCCGCCTGCCACGCCCTCCACCTCTCGCCCGCCGTCTCTCTCAGCGGCCTCTCCGTGGCGCCCAACCCGAACCGCGTGCTCCGCGTCCTCAACCGCGCGCACCCCACACCTCCACCGTCCCCGAAGCTACTTACGCCCAAGAAGCAGCAGATGGTGGTCAAGCCGAACAACAAGGTCGCGGACGATGGCAGCGATGAGGAGGGGGGCGAGGAAGAGGCGAGGGGGATGGGCGGGGTGATGTTCTGCGGGCCTTGCGTCTTACCGTATCCAAGAAGGATACACACAAGCCCCTCAGACGAGAACCTGCAGGCCTTCGCTCGCATCTTCTCTGGCGGGCTCAGGCATTGCCGAACGGAGCCCTCATTGCCAAGAAGCCCGTGCAA AACAATTTTCAGCTGA
- the LOC120647017 gene encoding NADH dehydrogenase [ubiquinone] 1 alpha subcomplex subunit 13-B — protein MTEAWVRNKPGMASVKEMPLVQDGPPPGGFAPVRYARRIPTSGPSATAIFLTAFGAFAYGMYQVGQGNKVRRALKEEKIAARSAILPMLQAEEDERFVKEWKKYLEEEARIMKDVPGWKVGESVYNSGKWMPPATGELRPEVW, from the exons ATGACGGAGGCCTGGGTGCGGAACAAGCCGGGGATGGCCAGCGTCAAGGAGATGCCGCTGGTGCAGGACGGCCCGCCGCCGGGCGGGTTCGCGCCCGTGCGCTACGCGCGCCGGATCCCCACATCGGGGCCCAGCGCCACCGCCATCTTCCTCACCGCCTTCGGCGCCTTCGCGTACGGCATGTACCAGGTCGGCCAGGGGAACAAGGTCCGCCG TGCGCTCAAAGAAGAGAAGATTGCTGCCCGTAGTGCTATACTGCCGATGCTCCAAGCTGAAGAGGATGAAAG ATTTGTCAAAGAGTGGAAGAAGTATCttgaggaggaggccaggatcATGAAAGATGTTCCAGGATGGAAGGTTGGCGAGAGCGTGTACAACTCTGGGAAATGGATGCCTCCGGCTACTGGTGAACTCCGCCCTGAGGTTTGGTAA